From the Hymenobacter yonginensis genome, one window contains:
- a CDS encoding cupin domain-containing protein produces MLPAADYFLEDDAQPWETVGEGVRRKVLTYDPQLMLVRVEFAAGSIGAPHRHVHTQMTHVVSGVFEATVGGRMQVLRAGDTFHAPSEVVHGVVCVEAGVLLDAFSPMREDFV; encoded by the coding sequence ATGCTTCCCGCCGCCGACTACTTTCTGGAAGACGATGCCCAACCCTGGGAAACCGTGGGTGAGGGCGTGCGCCGCAAGGTGCTCACCTACGACCCGCAGCTGATGCTGGTGCGGGTGGAGTTTGCGGCGGGAAGCATCGGGGCGCCGCACCGGCACGTGCACACCCAGATGACCCACGTGGTCAGTGGAGTGTTCGAGGCCACCGTGGGCGGCCGGATGCAGGTGCTGCGGGCCGGCGACACGTTTCATGCGCCGTCGGAGGTGGTGCATGGGGTGGTGTGCGTGGAGGCTGGGGTGCTGCTTGATGCCTTCAGCCCCATGCGCGAGGATTTTGTGTAG
- the pelA gene encoding pectate lyase, translating into MGIFTAQAQQITVAADGSGQFRTIQAAINSLPDQASQPRTVYIKNGTYKEKVRLDNKQRVILKGQSEKGVVLTYAQSRDAWRCDPVGGADDWGVATLNMRNSPDVTLENLTVINSYGFDHRGEPDVVLPCPADPSGQKKISATGHQMALRTMPGTTRLTVKHCTFRSLNGDTVSPWDVDAGLYYFKDCTMEGGVDFYCPRGWAYAENCRFICHNMSAAIWHDGSGNQESKTVLKNCVFEGDDNFKLGRYHREAQFYLINCKFPQNMADADIYWAQSGPGTKQWGRRVYYQNCHRKGGDYAWHQDNLSTAAGAPKPAQITADWTFGGRWYPVSGKAATVAVPVYDPTAKDRYSAVPTAPAAVAPAATPALDSVAERMLVYQRTVGGWPKAVGEVKVKYDQPMSVTAIAATRDDAGRNDATIDNDATTREIRYLAGAYAATRNPSYKAAAEKGVRYLLQMQYPNGGFPQFYPDLSSYRHQITYNDNAMVKALQVLRDVSRRTHGLEVLDASLAEPATQAVTRGIDCILKTQYVQRGKLTAWCAQYDEKTLQPAKARAFELASLSGMETVGIVQFLLDTDNPTPAIRQAVEAAVAWLRAVQLTGYTVQDRPDPKQPKGYDRVLVPQPGAVIWARFYDLTTNQPIYVGRDSKPRATLAEIEYERRTGYAYAGTWPEKLLSRDYPRWQQKWNATAPQGSIK; encoded by the coding sequence ATGGGGATCTTTACTGCCCAGGCCCAGCAGATTACGGTGGCGGCGGATGGTTCGGGCCAGTTCCGGACCATCCAGGCCGCCATCAACAGCCTGCCCGACCAGGCCAGCCAGCCGCGCACGGTGTACATCAAAAACGGCACCTACAAGGAGAAAGTGCGGCTCGACAACAAGCAGCGCGTCATCCTGAAAGGCCAGAGTGAAAAGGGCGTGGTGCTGACTTACGCCCAGTCGCGCGATGCGTGGCGCTGCGACCCGGTGGGCGGCGCCGACGACTGGGGCGTGGCCACGCTCAACATGCGCAACTCGCCCGACGTTACGCTCGAGAACCTCACCGTCATCAACTCCTATGGCTTCGACCACCGCGGCGAGCCCGACGTGGTGCTGCCCTGCCCCGCTGACCCCAGCGGCCAGAAGAAAATCAGTGCCACCGGCCACCAGATGGCCCTGCGCACCATGCCCGGCACCACCCGCCTCACGGTGAAGCACTGCACGTTCCGCTCGCTGAACGGCGACACCGTGAGCCCCTGGGACGTGGACGCCGGCCTCTACTATTTCAAGGACTGCACCATGGAAGGCGGGGTGGATTTCTACTGCCCCCGCGGCTGGGCCTACGCCGAAAACTGCCGCTTCATCTGCCACAATATGTCGGCCGCCATCTGGCACGACGGTTCGGGCAATCAGGAGTCGAAAACGGTGCTGAAAAACTGCGTGTTCGAGGGCGACGACAACTTCAAGCTCGGGCGCTACCACCGCGAGGCGCAGTTCTACCTGATCAACTGCAAATTCCCGCAGAACATGGCCGACGCCGACATCTACTGGGCCCAGTCGGGGCCCGGGACCAAGCAGTGGGGGCGGCGCGTGTACTACCAGAACTGCCACCGCAAAGGCGGCGACTACGCCTGGCACCAGGACAACCTGAGCACGGCCGCCGGCGCCCCTAAGCCCGCCCAGATTACCGCCGACTGGACCTTTGGCGGGCGTTGGTACCCGGTGTCGGGCAAAGCCGCTACGGTAGCCGTGCCCGTCTACGACCCCACCGCCAAAGACCGGTACTCGGCAGTGCCGACTGCCCCGGCTGCGGTGGCGCCGGCTGCAACCCCGGCCCTCGATTCGGTGGCCGAGCGGATGCTGGTGTATCAGCGCACGGTGGGCGGCTGGCCCAAGGCAGTAGGGGAGGTGAAAGTGAAGTACGACCAGCCTATGAGTGTTACTGCCATTGCTGCCACCCGCGACGACGCCGGCCGCAACGATGCCACCATCGACAACGACGCCACCACCCGCGAAATCCGCTACCTGGCCGGCGCCTACGCTGCCACCCGCAACCCCTCCTACAAAGCCGCCGCTGAAAAAGGTGTGCGCTACCTGCTGCAGATGCAGTACCCCAACGGCGGCTTCCCGCAATTCTACCCCGACCTGAGCAGCTACCGCCACCAGATTACCTACAACGACAACGCCATGGTGAAGGCCCTGCAGGTGCTGCGCGACGTGAGCCGCCGCACCCACGGCCTGGAGGTGCTGGATGCCAGCCTCGCGGAGCCCGCCACCCAGGCCGTGACCCGCGGCATCGACTGCATCCTGAAAACCCAGTACGTGCAGCGCGGCAAGCTTACGGCCTGGTGCGCCCAGTACGACGAAAAGACACTGCAGCCGGCCAAGGCCCGCGCCTTCGAGCTGGCCTCACTCAGCGGGATGGAAACTGTGGGCATCGTGCAGTTTCTGCTGGATACCGACAACCCCACGCCCGCCATCCGGCAGGCGGTGGAAGCGGCAGTAGCGTGGCTGCGGGCCGTGCAGCTGACTGGCTACACGGTGCAGGACCGGCCCGACCCGAAACAGCCCAAGGGCTACGACCGGGTGCTGGTGCCGCAGCCCGGCGCCGTCATCTGGGCCCGCTTCTACGACCTCACCACCAACCAGCCCATCTACGTGGGGCGCGACTCCAAGCCCCGCGCCACGCTGGCCGAAATCGAATACGAGCGCCGCACGGGCTATGCCTACGCCGGTACCTGGCCCGAAAAGCTGCTCAGCCGCGACTATCCGCGCTGGCAGCAAAAATGGAATGCTACTGCCCCGCAGGGCAGCATTAAATAA
- a CDS encoding tagaturonate reductase: MPHLSANLLSRLPATPAVALPDARLLALPEKVLQFGTGVLLRGLPDYLIDKANRQGIFNGRIVVVKSTDGGDIDAFRRQDGLYTLSIRGIDDGQEIEENVVCAAISRVLSAKSQWADILACAANPDLTVVLSNTTEVGIQLVSDDIRQSPPVSFPGKLLAFLLARYQAFQGAKDKGLVIVPTELIPDNGTKLEGILLEQAHRNNLDAEFIDWLETANQVCNSLVDRIVPGRPDVATQTALAAQLGYHDDLLTMSEVYTLWAIEGDEHVKQVLSFEQADAGVVVQPNINLFRELKLRLLNGTHTLSCGLAFLAGFPTVRDAMQDDCVAGFIHNLMLGDLLPGIPYHVDEKMGQRFGMQVLDRFRNPAIEHRWLSITMNYTAKLQMRNVPTLLHYYHKLRAVPHYMALGFAAYLLFMRGTHQRDEVWYGELEGQEYPIQDDKAGYFAELWRRLEPAELTHTVLHNQTLWGHDLAALPGFLDCVSRYLHQLLEQGAHATVAQALNRKPVAV; encoded by the coding sequence ATGCCGCATCTATCCGCCAATCTTCTTTCCCGGCTGCCTGCCACCCCGGCCGTAGCCCTGCCCGACGCCCGCCTGCTGGCGCTGCCTGAAAAGGTGCTGCAATTCGGGACCGGCGTGCTGCTGCGCGGCCTGCCCGACTACCTCATCGACAAAGCCAACCGCCAAGGTATCTTCAACGGCCGCATTGTGGTGGTGAAATCCACTGACGGCGGCGACATCGACGCCTTCCGCCGCCAGGACGGCCTCTACACGCTCAGCATCCGCGGCATCGACGACGGGCAGGAAATCGAGGAAAATGTGGTGTGCGCCGCTATCAGCCGGGTGCTGTCGGCCAAAAGCCAGTGGGCCGATATCCTGGCCTGTGCCGCCAATCCCGACCTGACCGTGGTGCTGTCCAACACCACCGAAGTCGGCATTCAGCTGGTGTCGGATGATATCCGGCAGAGCCCGCCGGTGTCGTTTCCGGGCAAGCTGCTGGCGTTTCTGCTGGCCCGTTATCAGGCATTTCAAGGCGCCAAAGACAAGGGCCTCGTGATAGTGCCCACCGAGCTGATTCCCGACAACGGCACCAAGCTGGAAGGCATTCTGCTGGAGCAGGCCCACCGCAACAACCTCGACGCGGAATTCATCGACTGGCTGGAAACGGCCAACCAGGTCTGCAACTCCCTCGTGGACCGCATCGTGCCCGGCCGCCCCGACGTTGCCACCCAAACCGCGCTGGCCGCCCAACTCGGCTACCACGACGACCTGCTGACCATGTCGGAGGTGTACACGCTCTGGGCCATTGAGGGCGACGAGCACGTGAAGCAAGTGCTGAGCTTCGAGCAGGCCGACGCCGGCGTGGTGGTGCAGCCCAACATCAACCTGTTCCGGGAGCTGAAGCTGCGTTTGCTCAACGGCACACACACGCTCAGCTGCGGCCTGGCTTTTCTGGCCGGTTTCCCCACGGTGCGCGACGCCATGCAGGACGACTGCGTGGCCGGCTTCATCCACAACCTGATGCTGGGCGACCTGCTGCCCGGCATTCCCTACCATGTCGACGAAAAAATGGGCCAGCGCTTCGGTATGCAGGTACTGGACCGGTTCCGCAACCCCGCCATCGAGCACCGCTGGCTGTCGATTACGATGAACTACACGGCCAAGCTGCAGATGCGCAACGTGCCCACGCTGCTGCACTACTACCACAAGCTGCGGGCTGTGCCGCACTACATGGCGCTGGGCTTCGCGGCCTACCTGTTGTTCATGCGCGGCACCCACCAGCGCGACGAGGTGTGGTACGGCGAGCTGGAAGGCCAGGAATACCCGATTCAGGACGACAAAGCCGGCTACTTTGCCGAGCTCTGGCGCCGCCTGGAGCCCGCCGAACTCACGCACACCGTGCTGCACAACCAAACCCTGTGGGGACACGACCTGGCCGCGTTGCCCGGCTTCCTCGACTGCGTGAGTCGCTACCTGCACCAGCTGCTGGAGCAGGGCGCCCACGCCACCGTGGCCCAGGCCCTCAACCGGAAACCAGTAGCTGTGTAG
- a CDS encoding UxaA family hydrolase, producing MKHLVAKIHPADNVLVALQDLPVGTPVTWDGTTVTTTEKIPAKHKLALQFLAPGDPVHMYGVLVGKAAQAIGIGGLLTTANMRHATDSYNEHQQRRPDWTAPDVSQWAGRTFQGFHRPDGRVGTANYWLVIPLVFCENRNIQVLEEALVNDLGYARRKSYQPQTQELISLMQAGKTVEEILATDLHSAEDGHQKPRLFPNVDGIRFLQHEGGCGGIRQDAQTLCGLLAGYITHPNVAGATVLSLGCQNAQVSMLQDEINKRSPGGLQKPLYILEQQKIGTEEALISAALRQTFAGLMVANQQTRQPAPISQLCIGLECGGSDGFSGISANPAVGHVSDLLVAAGGSVILAEFPELCGVEQELVDRSVDTATAERFSSLMKAYGDSAVAVGSGFDMNPSPGNIRDGLITDAMKSAGAARKGGSSPVVAVLDYPEPVTLPGLNLLCTPGNDVESTTAEVGSGANVVLFTTGLGTPTGNPIAPVVKISSNTALARRMPDIIDVNTGTVIDGEETIEQAAERILDYVIRVASGEEVAAVRHGQTDFIPWKRGVSL from the coding sequence ATGAAACACCTGGTAGCCAAGATTCACCCTGCTGATAACGTGCTGGTTGCTCTCCAGGACCTGCCCGTGGGCACGCCCGTCACCTGGGACGGCACCACCGTCACGACCACCGAAAAGATACCGGCCAAGCACAAGCTGGCCCTGCAGTTTCTGGCCCCCGGCGACCCGGTGCATATGTACGGCGTGCTGGTGGGCAAAGCCGCCCAGGCCATCGGCATCGGCGGCCTGCTGACCACGGCCAACATGCGCCACGCCACCGACAGCTACAACGAGCACCAGCAACGCCGCCCCGACTGGACCGCACCCGACGTAAGCCAGTGGGCCGGCCGCACTTTCCAGGGCTTCCACCGCCCCGATGGCCGCGTGGGCACCGCCAACTACTGGCTGGTGATTCCGCTGGTGTTCTGCGAAAACCGCAACATTCAGGTGTTGGAAGAAGCCTTAGTGAACGACCTCGGCTACGCCCGCCGCAAAAGCTACCAGCCCCAGACCCAGGAGCTGATTTCGCTGATGCAGGCCGGCAAAACCGTAGAAGAAATCCTGGCCACCGACCTGCATTCCGCCGAAGACGGCCACCAGAAACCGCGGCTGTTCCCGAACGTGGACGGCATCCGGTTTTTGCAGCACGAAGGTGGCTGCGGCGGCATCCGGCAGGATGCCCAGACGCTGTGCGGCCTGCTGGCTGGCTACATCACGCACCCCAACGTGGCGGGCGCCACCGTGCTCAGCCTAGGCTGCCAGAACGCACAGGTGAGCATGCTGCAGGACGAGATAAACAAGCGCAGCCCCGGCGGTCTGCAAAAGCCGCTCTACATCCTGGAGCAGCAGAAAATCGGAACCGAAGAGGCACTCATCAGCGCGGCGTTACGCCAGACGTTTGCGGGCCTGATGGTGGCCAACCAGCAGACGCGCCAGCCCGCACCCATCAGCCAGCTGTGCATCGGGCTGGAGTGCGGCGGCTCCGACGGCTTCTCCGGCATCTCGGCCAACCCCGCCGTGGGCCACGTCTCCGACCTGCTGGTAGCGGCCGGTGGCTCCGTGATTCTGGCCGAGTTTCCCGAGCTGTGCGGCGTCGAGCAGGAGCTGGTAGACCGCAGCGTAGACACCGCCACGGCCGAGCGGTTCAGTTCCCTGATGAAGGCCTACGGCGACTCCGCCGTGGCCGTCGGCTCGGGCTTCGACATGAACCCCTCGCCGGGCAACATCCGCGACGGGCTGATTACGGACGCCATGAAATCGGCCGGCGCGGCCCGCAAAGGCGGCTCCTCGCCGGTAGTAGCCGTGCTCGACTACCCCGAGCCCGTGACGCTGCCCGGCCTCAACCTGCTGTGCACGCCCGGCAACGACGTGGAAAGCACCACCGCCGAAGTAGGGTCGGGGGCCAATGTGGTCCTCTTTACCACCGGCCTCGGCACGCCCACCGGCAACCCCATTGCGCCGGTCGTGAAAATCAGCTCCAACACCGCCCTGGCCCGCCGCATGCCCGACATCATCGACGTGAACACCGGCACCGTCATCGACGGCGAGGAAACCATCGAACAGGCCGCCGAGCGGATTCTGGACTACGTCATCCGGGTGGCCAGCGGCGAGGAAGTAGCCGCCGTGCGCCACGGCCAAACCGACTTCATTCCGTGGAAACGCGGGGTGAGTTTGTAA
- the uxaC gene encoding glucuronate isomerase → MKPFLNADFLLQTPTARTLYHEYAAAMPIIDYHNHLLPDQIAEDRQFDNITQVWLYGDHYKWRAMRTNGVPERYITGDATDWEKFEKWAETVPQTVRNPLYHWTHLELQRYFGITELLSAASARRIYDQCNALLQTPEYSVRNLLRKMNVETLCTTDDPADSLEHHRALQSSSFEVRVLPTFRPDKAMAVDDAASYNLYLDKLGEAAAVEIRTFFDLQTALRLRHDYFAALGCRLSDHGLEQLYAADYTEAQCNDIFLKIRSGEELTAEEVLRFKSAMLVLLAEMDWEKGWTQQFHLGALRNNNARMLRQLGPDTGWDSIGDFSQGRALSKFLNRLDEQDKLTKTILYNLNPADNELMATMIGNFNDGSVAGKVQFGSGWWFLDQKDGMEKQINALSNMGLLSRFVGMLTDSRSFLSYPRHEYFRRVLCNLFGQDVENGELPNDLEGLGAIIKNICYGNAKAYFGFETVARPTEAATV, encoded by the coding sequence ATGAAGCCCTTCCTCAACGCCGACTTCCTGCTGCAGACGCCCACGGCCCGCACGCTCTACCACGAGTACGCCGCTGCTATGCCCATCATCGACTACCACAACCACCTGCTGCCCGACCAGATTGCCGAAGACCGGCAGTTCGACAACATCACGCAGGTGTGGCTCTACGGCGACCATTACAAGTGGCGCGCCATGCGCACCAACGGCGTGCCCGAGCGCTACATCACCGGCGACGCTACCGACTGGGAGAAGTTCGAGAAGTGGGCCGAAACCGTGCCCCAGACCGTGCGCAACCCGCTCTACCACTGGACGCACCTGGAGCTGCAGCGCTACTTCGGCATCACGGAGCTGCTCAGCGCCGCCAGCGCCCGCCGCATCTACGACCAGTGCAACGCGCTGCTCCAGACGCCCGAATATTCGGTGCGCAATCTGCTGCGCAAAATGAACGTGGAAACGCTCTGCACCACCGACGACCCCGCCGACTCGCTGGAGCACCACCGCGCCCTGCAAAGCAGCAGCTTCGAGGTGCGCGTGCTGCCCACCTTCCGGCCCGACAAGGCCATGGCCGTGGATGATGCCGCCAGCTACAACCTTTACCTCGACAAGCTGGGCGAAGCCGCCGCCGTGGAAATCCGCACGTTCTTCGACCTGCAAACGGCCCTGCGCCTGCGCCACGACTACTTCGCGGCCCTCGGCTGCCGCCTTTCCGACCACGGCCTGGAGCAGCTGTACGCAGCCGACTACACCGAGGCGCAATGCAACGATATCTTCCTGAAAATCCGCAGCGGCGAGGAGCTGACGGCCGAGGAGGTACTGCGCTTTAAGTCGGCCATGCTAGTGCTGCTGGCCGAAATGGACTGGGAGAAAGGCTGGACTCAGCAGTTCCACCTCGGCGCGCTGCGCAACAACAACGCCCGCATGCTGCGCCAGCTCGGTCCCGACACCGGCTGGGACTCCATCGGCGACTTCTCGCAGGGCCGCGCCCTTTCGAAGTTCCTCAACCGCCTCGACGAGCAGGACAAGCTCACCAAAACCATCCTCTACAACCTCAATCCCGCCGACAACGAGCTGATGGCCACCATGATTGGCAACTTCAACGACGGCTCGGTGGCGGGTAAGGTGCAGTTCGGTTCCGGCTGGTGGTTTCTGGACCAGAAGGACGGCATGGAAAAGCAGATCAACGCTTTGAGTAACATGGGCCTGCTGAGCCGCTTCGTAGGCATGCTCACTGATTCGCGCAGCTTCCTCTCGTACCCGCGCCACGAGTATTTCCGGCGTGTACTCTGCAACCTCTTCGGCCAGGACGTGGAAAACGGCGAGCTGCCCAATGACCTGGAGGGCCTAGGCGCCATCATCAAAAACATCTGCTACGGCAACGCCAAGGCGTATTTCGGCTTTGAAACGGTAGCCAGGCCCACAGAAGCTGCTACGGTGTAG
- a CDS encoding sugar kinase: MKQVVTFGEIMMRLSPPLNYRLPQASTLEVTYGGGDANVGAALVHLGMPAAHVGCFPDNAVGQAAAQAFRAHGVDMQHCVFRGERLGLYFLEVGASLRGSRIVYDRYNSAFANLQPEWFNWEEILKNAQWLHWTGITPAISAAAAQATRDAIRAALRLGITVSADVNYRRNLWQYGQRAQDVMPELVAGCDVVVCTEGDADDLFGIKPEAGAENRFVSMSEQLIAQFPQIKQVIATRRKTRSASHERIRGMAYVDGTYHQTSYFDINPVVDRIGGGDSFISGYIYGQQHYATTDEALTFATAASALKHTIHGDVNLVTAAEVEHIMAGNLTGRLLR; the protein is encoded by the coding sequence ATGAAGCAAGTCGTCACCTTTGGTGAAATCATGATGCGGTTGTCGCCGCCGCTAAACTACCGGCTGCCGCAGGCCAGCACGCTGGAAGTAACCTACGGCGGCGGCGACGCCAACGTGGGCGCCGCGCTGGTGCACCTGGGGATGCCGGCCGCGCACGTCGGCTGCTTCCCCGACAACGCCGTGGGCCAGGCCGCTGCGCAGGCGTTCCGCGCCCACGGCGTGGACATGCAGCATTGCGTGTTCCGGGGCGAGCGGCTGGGGCTGTATTTCCTGGAAGTGGGCGCCTCGCTGCGCGGCAGCCGCATTGTGTACGACCGCTACAACTCGGCCTTCGCCAACCTGCAGCCGGAGTGGTTCAATTGGGAAGAAATCTTGAAAAACGCGCAGTGGCTGCACTGGACTGGTATCACGCCGGCCATTTCAGCCGCGGCGGCCCAGGCCACCCGCGACGCCATCCGGGCGGCCCTCCGGCTCGGCATCACCGTATCGGCCGACGTGAACTACCGCCGCAACCTGTGGCAGTATGGCCAGCGGGCGCAGGACGTAATGCCCGAGCTGGTGGCTGGCTGCGACGTGGTGGTGTGCACCGAAGGCGACGCCGACGACCTGTTTGGCATCAAGCCCGAAGCCGGCGCTGAAAACCGCTTTGTTTCGATGAGTGAGCAGCTGATAGCACAGTTTCCGCAGATCAAGCAGGTGATTGCCACGCGCCGCAAAACCCGCAGCGCCTCGCACGAGCGAATCCGGGGCATGGCTTACGTGGACGGCACCTACCACCAAACCAGCTACTTCGACATCAACCCCGTTGTGGACCGCATCGGCGGCGGCGACTCGTTCATTTCCGGCTACATCTACGGCCAGCAGCACTACGCCACCACCGACGAAGCCCTGACGTTTGCCACGGCCGCCTCTGCCCTCAAGCACACCATCCACGGCGACGTCAACCTCGTGACGGCAGCCGAGGTCGAGCACATCATGGCCGGCAACCTTACGGGGCGGCTGCTGCGGTAG
- a CDS encoding beta/alpha barrel domain-containing protein: protein MPRFSAAHILETVLATPIVPVFYHADAAYAQRIVQACYDGGLRVFEFTNRGAQAFEVFGQLMAFVQQNCPAMLLGIGTIYTAADAERFIAAGADFVVQPCITAEVAEVCRRHDTPWLPGTMTVREVYEATQLGAAIVKVFPGNVVGPGFIKSLRGPMPSVPLMVTGGVEPTRESLREWFGAGVNVVGMGSQLFKNDDPAALKTLLRDLLDYLPTLKN, encoded by the coding sequence ATGCCCCGTTTCTCCGCTGCTCATATCCTCGAAACCGTGCTGGCTACGCCCATCGTGCCGGTGTTCTACCATGCCGATGCCGCGTACGCCCAGCGTATTGTGCAGGCCTGCTATGACGGTGGACTGCGCGTGTTTGAGTTCACCAACCGCGGGGCGCAGGCCTTCGAGGTGTTCGGGCAGCTGATGGCCTTCGTGCAGCAAAACTGCCCGGCAATGCTGCTTGGCATCGGCACGATTTACACGGCTGCTGACGCCGAACGGTTCATTGCCGCCGGCGCCGATTTTGTGGTGCAGCCCTGCATCACAGCGGAGGTGGCGGAGGTGTGCCGCCGGCACGACACGCCCTGGCTGCCCGGCACCATGACCGTGCGCGAGGTGTACGAGGCCACGCAGCTGGGCGCGGCCATCGTGAAGGTGTTCCCCGGCAACGTGGTCGGGCCGGGCTTCATCAAGAGTCTGCGCGGCCCCATGCCGAGCGTGCCGCTGATGGTAACCGGCGGCGTAGAGCCCACTCGCGAGAGTCTGCGCGAGTGGTTTGGGGCCGGCGTGAACGTGGTGGGCATGGGCTCCCAGCTGTTCAAAAATGACGACCCCGCCGCCCTGAAAACCCTGCTCCGCGACCTGCTGGACTACCTGCCGACGCTGAAGAACTAA
- a CDS encoding MFS transporter, which translates to MIQTVPATSAPVTDVIGKYRWTICGLVFFATTVNYLDRAVISLLKPYLETEFRWNSGDYANIEIAFKLAYSLGMLGVGRIIDKLGTKMGYALSTFLWSLAAIGHAFVSSTLGFSVARAFLGVTEAGNFPAAIKTTAEWFPQKERALATGIFNSGSNVGAIIAPLTVPLIAESIGWKWAFVITGALGFVWLILWFVYYEVPARHARLTKAEFDYIHSDVDDLAAAAITSQPKVSWFKLLTFRQTWAFVVGKFLTDPIWWFYLFWLPDFLNKQYGLKGTEVALPVAAVYVLSSIGSVGGGWVPLNFIRNGMPAFKARKLSMLLIALCVFPIVFAQYLGQLNMWLAVLVIGIAAAAHQAWSANIFTTVSDMFPKRAVASVTGIGGMAGGLGGILLSALVQKRMFVYYESIGQLQTAYFIMFWICGGAYLLAWGLMHLLAPKMKQIDLDAEPATR; encoded by the coding sequence ATGATACAAACTGTCCCTGCTACTTCGGCCCCCGTCACCGATGTGATTGGCAAATACCGCTGGACCATCTGTGGTCTGGTGTTCTTTGCCACCACCGTCAACTACCTCGACCGGGCCGTTATTTCCCTGCTCAAGCCCTACTTGGAAACCGAGTTCCGGTGGAACTCCGGCGACTACGCCAACATCGAAATTGCCTTCAAGCTGGCCTATTCGCTGGGCATGCTGGGCGTGGGCCGCATCATCGATAAGCTGGGCACCAAGATGGGCTACGCGCTGTCCACGTTTCTGTGGAGTCTGGCCGCCATCGGGCACGCGTTTGTGAGCAGCACGCTGGGCTTTTCGGTGGCGCGGGCGTTTCTGGGCGTCACGGAGGCCGGCAACTTCCCGGCCGCCATCAAAACCACGGCCGAGTGGTTTCCGCAAAAGGAGCGGGCCCTGGCCACCGGCATCTTCAACTCGGGCTCCAACGTGGGGGCCATTATTGCGCCGCTCACGGTGCCGCTCATTGCCGAGTCTATCGGCTGGAAATGGGCCTTCGTGATTACCGGTGCGCTGGGCTTTGTGTGGCTGATTCTGTGGTTCGTCTACTACGAAGTGCCGGCCCGCCACGCCCGGCTCACCAAAGCCGAGTTCGACTACATCCACAGCGACGTGGACGATCTGGCCGCCGCGGCCATCACCAGTCAGCCCAAGGTGTCGTGGTTTAAGCTGCTCACGTTTCGCCAGACCTGGGCCTTCGTGGTGGGCAAGTTCCTGACCGACCCGATCTGGTGGTTTTACCTGTTTTGGTTGCCCGACTTCCTCAACAAGCAATACGGCCTCAAGGGTACCGAGGTAGCCCTGCCGGTTGCGGCCGTGTACGTGCTGTCGAGCATTGGCAGCGTGGGCGGCGGCTGGGTGCCGCTGAACTTCATCCGCAACGGCATGCCCGCCTTCAAGGCCCGCAAGCTCTCGATGCTGTTGATTGCGCTGTGCGTGTTCCCGATTGTGTTTGCCCAGTATTTGGGGCAGCTGAATATGTGGCTGGCGGTGCTTGTGATTGGCATTGCGGCGGCGGCCCACCAGGCGTGGAGCGCCAACATCTTCACCACTGTGTCGGACATGTTCCCGAAGCGGGCCGTGGCCTCCGTGACCGGCATCGGCGGCATGGCTGGCGGGCTGGGCGGCATCCTGCTGTCGGCGCTGGTGCAGAAGCGCATGTTTGTGTACTACGAAAGCATCGGGCAGTTGCAGACGGCCTATTTCATCATGTTCTGGATTTGTGGCGGCGCCTACCTGCTGGCCTGGGGGCTGATGCACCTGCTGGCCCCGAAAATGAAGCAGATCGACCTCGACGCCGAACCCGCCACCCGCTAA
- a CDS encoding nuclear transport factor 2 family protein, protein MKKLLLLLALLLPVFTFAQSKKDQAAAKEVEALERQRFEAQVKKDYAVLEKVFADDLVYTHSNGKQNTKAEYIQSIREGKSQYDKIEVELLNVRAYNDGKAAVVNGTITITLPNKPDGTPNLAHLKYVVVQVKDPKKGWQVVLWQSQKQPDKGM, encoded by the coding sequence ATGAAAAAGCTTCTGTTACTGCTGGCGCTGCTGCTGCCGGTATTCACCTTCGCCCAAAGCAAAAAAGACCAGGCCGCCGCCAAAGAAGTGGAAGCCCTGGAGCGCCAGCGCTTCGAGGCCCAGGTGAAAAAGGACTACGCCGTGCTGGAAAAAGTCTTTGCCGACGACTTGGTGTACACGCACTCCAACGGCAAGCAGAACACCAAAGCTGAGTACATCCAGAGCATCCGCGAGGGGAAAAGCCAGTACGACAAAATCGAGGTGGAGCTGCTGAACGTGCGCGCCTACAACGATGGCAAAGCCGCCGTAGTGAACGGCACCATCACCATCACGCTGCCCAACAAGCCCGACGGCACGCCCAACCTGGCGCACCTCAAGTACGTGGTGGTGCAGGTGAAAGACCCGAAAAAAGGCTGGCAGGTGGTGCTCTGGCAAAGCCAGAAGCAGCCCGATAAAGGCATGTAG